Proteins co-encoded in one Gracilimonas sediminicola genomic window:
- a CDS encoding flagellin produces the protein MASFGDLNRVNTNVQSLDSQLSLNRVNRDLADSRMRMSTGLKINRAEDNAAGYSIATKLKSRTAGLEQSLQNVGDAKSVLDIAESSFDTIMDSLVEMKGLATQAANDTLGDTERGYIGDQIKALGDDINEIANQTVFQDFDLLNGATDDMSGSLDLTFQVGERASDTISTSIDAVNVGELFASGGDASLGATTTAGGGVAAGAGISATAATTSGQGALTFNASATSTDFRSFLSAVDSAIDEMSNRVNDIGITQSSLSVREETLSESISANESAKSRIMDTDFAKEQSKSVKLQILQQTATSSLAQANMGPQSVLGFLG, from the coding sequence ATGGCAAGTTTTGGAGATCTAAACAGAGTAAATACTAACGTTCAATCGTTAGACTCACAGTTATCACTGAACCGAGTAAACCGAGACCTGGCCGACAGCCGTATGCGTATGTCAACCGGTCTTAAAATCAACAGAGCAGAAGACAACGCTGCCGGATACTCGATTGCAACCAAATTGAAAAGTAGAACAGCCGGACTGGAGCAATCTCTTCAGAACGTAGGCGATGCCAAGTCGGTATTGGATATTGCAGAGTCCAGCTTCGACACCATTATGGACAGCCTCGTTGAGATGAAAGGCCTGGCTACACAGGCTGCTAACGACACGTTAGGCGACACCGAGCGTGGCTACATCGGCGACCAGATCAAAGCTCTGGGCGACGATATCAACGAAATCGCTAACCAAACCGTATTCCAGGACTTTGACCTGCTGAACGGTGCTACCGATGACATGTCCGGATCACTTGATCTTACCTTCCAGGTAGGTGAGCGTGCTTCTGATACCATCAGTACTTCCATTGACGCTGTAAACGTTGGTGAGCTGTTTGCTTCCGGTGGAGACGCTTCTCTGGGTGCTACAACAACTGCCGGTGGTGGTGTTGCTGCAGGTGCAGGTATCTCAGCTACTGCGGCTACAACCAGTGGACAAGGTGCTCTTACATTCAACGCATCAGCTACATCTACTGACTTCCGTAGCTTCCTGAGCGCGGTTGACAGTGCGATTGACGAAATGTCGAACCGAGTGAACGACATTGGTATCACTCAGTCTTCTCTTTCTGTACGTGAAGAGACCCTTTCTGAGTCGATCAGCGCAAACGAATCTGCCAAGTCACGTATCATGGATACTGACTTTGCGAAAGAACAAAGTAAGTCTGTAAAACTGCAGATTTTGCAACAGACAGCGACTTCATCCCTGGCGCAAGCTAACATGGGACCACAGTCTGTGCTTGGATTCCTCGGATAA
- the rffA gene encoding dTDP-4-amino-4,6-dideoxygalactose transaminase, whose protein sequence is MSNYKIPFNKPFITGNELEYIQDAVDYGKISGNGKYTQKIHRFFERQFGFKKCLLTTSCTDALEMAAILLDVEPGDEIIIPSYTFVSTANAFVLRGAVIRFVDSRKDHPGIDEDKIEELITEKTKAIVVVHYAGVACDMDKVMDIANRHNLFVVEDAAQAINSYYEHADGIRSPLGSIAHLGTFSFHETKNIIAGEGGMLTINDDRFAERAEIIWEKGTNRTAFFRGEVDKYGWVDIGSSFLPSELNAAFLYAQLMNLIRIQQKRMCIWNRYQKGLEGVCKRLGIRQPGIPGYATNNGHMYYLVCRNRRQRDELIAYLKERDVLSVFHYQPLHTSKFFQDRHDGRTLPYTDLYSHNLVRLPFYYELTVEEQDYIIDAINNFRRVEIQPPLPVAVARSVADQAV, encoded by the coding sequence ATGAGTAACTACAAAATTCCTTTCAACAAACCGTTCATAACCGGCAACGAACTTGAATACATTCAGGATGCGGTAGATTATGGGAAGATTTCCGGGAATGGAAAGTACACTCAGAAGATTCATCGGTTTTTTGAGCGACAGTTTGGGTTTAAGAAATGTCTGCTCACCACTTCATGTACAGATGCTCTTGAAATGGCCGCTATTCTTTTAGATGTGGAACCGGGGGATGAAATCATCATCCCGTCCTATACTTTTGTTTCCACAGCTAATGCTTTTGTATTGCGAGGGGCTGTTATTCGGTTTGTGGATTCCAGAAAAGACCACCCCGGAATAGATGAAGATAAGATTGAAGAGCTGATCACTGAAAAAACGAAGGCTATTGTGGTGGTTCACTATGCCGGTGTAGCTTGTGATATGGATAAGGTGATGGACATCGCAAACCGGCACAACCTGTTTGTAGTTGAAGATGCTGCCCAGGCCATCAACAGTTATTATGAGCATGCGGATGGAATCCGGAGTCCGCTGGGCTCAATTGCACATTTAGGGACATTTTCATTTCATGAAACAAAAAACATAATAGCGGGTGAAGGAGGGATGCTGACCATAAACGATGACCGATTTGCCGAACGTGCAGAAATCATTTGGGAGAAGGGAACCAACCGAACGGCATTCTTCAGGGGTGAAGTGGATAAATACGGCTGGGTAGATATCGGTTCTTCGTTCTTGCCTTCAGAACTGAATGCTGCTTTTCTATATGCCCAGTTGATGAACCTGATTCGGATTCAGCAAAAGAGAATGTGTATTTGGAACCGATATCAAAAAGGATTGGAAGGTGTGTGCAAGAGACTGGGAATTCGTCAGCCGGGTATTCCCGGTTATGCCACCAATAACGGACATATGTATTACCTGGTCTGTAGAAATCGCCGTCAGCGGGATGAACTGATCGCTTATTTAAAAGAGCGGGATGTTTTAAGCGTTTTTCACTATCAGCCTCTACATACATCTAAGTTCTTTCAGGATAGGCATGACGGAAGAACGTTGCCCTATACTGATCTTTATTCCCATAATCTTGTTCGGCTTCCTTTCTATTACGAACTGACCGTTGAAGAACAGGACTATATTATAGATGCCATAAACAATTTCCGAAGGGTGGAAATCCAACCCCCTCTTCCGGTTGCAGTTGCCCGGTCCGTTGCTGATCAGGCGGTATAG
- a CDS encoding TDP-N-acetylfucosamine:lipid II N-acetylfucosaminyltransferase produces MKAELEKVRLLLDRAQPDADEAIKVLNLLAEQGNEHWLIDHFLGIAHMVRASYEKAVVYFETSLIKHAENPHAYLQIAKCFNALSDFEQAERYGKAAIQLDQHLLEAWMFMGEIYQGRSDLEKAIQCFTIANKLDPKNHVIAYKLAGIYSEKGDLKKAMELYDIALHMQPNFEVARAEKDKLYTSFGRKSKPRGGKYIHLCFNHLYAKSLSDMLAFVNEEYDQQHLLFVESHWAIEEYKPDLSSNEHAAWFNHEYDFPAIINRCLDSDVDALFVHGLFFKWQKKLIKEIGSKKHIGWIIWGGDLYNPIKIKEPVVDIVKHIDSIHSLVEGDVEVFKKHYGDRPTFRFGYPYPGLYGDIPEVIESKGRPRIIVGNSGDYSNNHIEILEALRTKKDVRYYDILLPVSYNLLPEYEVAIHKWLKAAGMLGLVKLIKTFIEPDKYRALVDASEMLITAHNRQQAIGNMLLSLYSGNTTVLKKKITVGEKEQMNPTWEMLKKYGLGVSGFEEFRKAPSIRSFLKKAQPQKTRNQQIIMNEFGLETRAKDLVTSCRTIRERVTKKHAMVN; encoded by the coding sequence GTGAAAGCAGAATTAGAAAAGGTCCGGCTTTTATTGGATCGGGCACAACCCGATGCTGATGAAGCAATAAAGGTTCTGAACTTATTGGCAGAACAGGGTAATGAGCACTGGCTGATTGATCACTTTCTGGGAATTGCCCACATGGTAAGAGCCAGCTATGAGAAGGCAGTCGTTTACTTTGAAACTTCTCTTATCAAGCATGCCGAAAACCCACATGCTTACTTACAAATTGCCAAATGTTTTAACGCACTTTCAGATTTTGAACAGGCAGAGCGTTATGGAAAAGCAGCCATTCAGTTAGATCAGCATTTGCTGGAGGCCTGGATGTTTATGGGTGAAATTTACCAGGGGCGGTCTGATTTAGAAAAAGCCATTCAGTGCTTTACCATCGCTAATAAACTGGACCCAAAAAATCATGTTATTGCCTATAAATTAGCCGGAATTTATTCCGAAAAAGGGGACCTCAAGAAAGCAATGGAGCTGTACGATATTGCCCTACATATGCAGCCCAATTTCGAAGTAGCAAGAGCAGAGAAAGATAAGCTCTATACCTCTTTTGGAAGAAAGAGTAAGCCACGAGGCGGAAAATACATTCACCTATGCTTCAACCATTTGTATGCGAAGTCACTTTCAGATATGCTGGCTTTTGTGAACGAGGAATATGATCAGCAGCATCTTCTATTTGTAGAATCACACTGGGCCATTGAAGAGTATAAACCTGATTTAAGCAGTAATGAACACGCTGCCTGGTTTAATCATGAGTACGATTTTCCTGCTATCATTAACAGATGCCTGGATTCAGACGTGGACGCATTATTTGTACACGGACTGTTTTTTAAATGGCAGAAAAAACTGATCAAAGAAATCGGCTCAAAAAAACATATTGGATGGATTATTTGGGGTGGTGACCTCTACAATCCCATCAAAATAAAAGAGCCGGTAGTAGATATTGTTAAACATATCGACAGCATTCACTCATTGGTTGAGGGCGATGTTGAAGTGTTTAAGAAACATTACGGAGACCGCCCGACTTTTCGTTTTGGTTATCCTTACCCAGGACTGTATGGCGACATTCCTGAGGTGATTGAAAGCAAAGGCCGTCCCAGAATAATTGTGGGCAACTCCGGAGATTACTCAAATAATCATATCGAGATTCTGGAAGCGCTGAGGACAAAGAAGGACGTGCGGTATTATGATATTCTACTCCCGGTATCCTACAACTTACTCCCCGAATATGAAGTTGCAATCCATAAATGGCTGAAGGCAGCTGGGATGTTGGGTTTAGTGAAGCTCATCAAGACTTTTATAGAACCGGATAAGTATCGCGCTCTTGTGGATGCTTCGGAAATGCTGATTACTGCTCATAACCGCCAACAGGCCATCGGGAATATGCTTTTGTCGTTATACAGCGGGAATACTACTGTTCTGAAAAAGAAGATTACGGTGGGTGAAAAAGAGCAGATGAACCCAACCTGGGAAATGTTGAAGAAATATGGCTTGGGTGTATCGGGTTTTGAAGAGTTTAGAAAAGCTCCATCTATACGATCTTTCCTGAAAAAGGCTCAACCTCAGAAAACCCGAAATCAACAAATTATAATGAATGAATTTGGCTTAGAAACCCGGGCAAAAGATCTGGTAACATCCTGCAGAACAATCAGGGAAAGGGTAACCAAAAAACATGCGATGGTGAATTAA